In a single window of the Nodularia spumigena CCY9414 genome:
- a CDS encoding ArnT family glycosyltransferase, whose product MRIKLSVPGSLNDWGQNLVKSPVFAVTILILIAWLAYGWNLGSVGLIDETEPLFAEASRQMLVTGDWITPMFNGETRFDKPALIYWCQAIAYAIIGVNEWSVRLPSAIASVVIIGLTFYTVQWYFAQKDELEQVSHPTRRNLTALIAAAMLALSPEMIVWGRIGVSDMMLTGCMASALLCFFLGYAAKTETQPKSASSLFPNKWYLACYVLIAGAILSKGPVGIVLPTLIIAAFIIYVGNIREVLTQMRPLMGMLIIFSLSAPWYLLVTWRNGWDYIDAFFGYHNVERFTEVVNGHSAPWYFYFLVVLLGFAPYSVYLPVAIVKLRFWQRSHWKSQERSQQLGLFACIWFITIFSFFSIAVTKLPSYVLPLMPAAAILVALLWSDFFPKNHQNIPSASSALKTSAWINVIFATVLTVALFNINHLINDYSVAPGFPRLIQNAGLPVLGGFTWFFGALMIAALIISRRWHSIVNVNLLVFTAFLILVLMPALDLMDQQRQQPLRDLAAVVVEAQQSDEELVMVGFKKPSVVFYTQKPVNYIKLTKDAVEHIQNRTSQGKQPPSLLVIAEPKAFVKMDLRPGTYDILDTRDTYQLIRVSLRRIKQETFTIS is encoded by the coding sequence ATGAGGATAAAACTGAGTGTTCCGGGTAGTCTCAACGATTGGGGGCAAAATTTAGTCAAAAGTCCAGTTTTTGCTGTGACTATACTAATTTTGATTGCTTGGCTGGCTTATGGGTGGAATTTGGGTAGTGTCGGCTTGATTGATGAAACAGAGCCATTGTTTGCTGAAGCTTCCCGTCAAATGTTGGTTACAGGTGATTGGATCACTCCGATGTTTAATGGTGAAACTCGTTTTGATAAACCAGCTTTAATTTATTGGTGTCAAGCGATCGCCTATGCAATTATCGGGGTAAATGAGTGGTCAGTGCGGCTTCCTTCGGCGATCGCCTCTGTGGTCATCATCGGTTTAACCTTTTACACTGTACAGTGGTATTTTGCTCAAAAAGACGAATTAGAACAGGTTTCACACCCGACTCGGCGCAACTTAACAGCTTTGATTGCAGCAGCTATGCTCGCACTCAGTCCTGAGATGATTGTCTGGGGAAGAATCGGTGTTTCAGATATGATGCTGACTGGGTGCATGGCATCCGCGTTATTATGTTTTTTTCTAGGGTATGCAGCAAAGACAGAAACTCAACCCAAATCCGCCTCATCTCTATTCCCCAACAAATGGTATTTGGCTTGTTACGTCCTCATTGCTGGGGCGATTTTGAGCAAAGGGCCTGTAGGAATTGTATTGCCTACGCTGATTATCGCCGCATTTATCATTTATGTGGGCAATATCCGAGAAGTCTTAACCCAAATGCGTCCCCTCATGGGTATGCTGATTATTTTTAGTTTATCAGCCCCTTGGTATCTGCTAGTAACTTGGCGTAATGGTTGGGATTATATTGATGCTTTTTTCGGCTATCACAATGTAGAAAGGTTCACAGAAGTAGTTAATGGTCACTCGGCTCCTTGGTATTTCTACTTCTTAGTAGTATTACTGGGCTTTGCGCCGTATTCAGTGTATTTACCCGTAGCAATAGTTAAATTAAGATTTTGGCAGCGATCGCATTGGAAATCCCAAGAACGCTCTCAACAATTAGGTTTATTTGCCTGTATCTGGTTTATTACTATCTTTAGCTTTTTTAGCATCGCCGTCACCAAACTTCCCAGCTACGTGTTACCTTTAATGCCAGCCGCAGCTATTTTAGTAGCGTTGTTATGGAGCGACTTTTTCCCCAAAAACCACCAAAATATACCTTCTGCATCCTCTGCTCTCAAAACCAGTGCTTGGATAAATGTCATCTTTGCCACAGTCCTAACCGTAGCACTATTTAACATCAATCATTTAATCAATGATTATTCAGTTGCTCCCGGCTTTCCCCGACTGATTCAAAACGCAGGTTTACCAGTGCTAGGGGGATTCACTTGGTTTTTTGGAGCGCTGATGATTGCCGCTTTGATCATCAGTCGCCGTTGGCACAGTATTGTTAACGTAAATTTACTGGTATTTACAGCATTTTTGATCCTAGTCTTAATGCCAGCTTTGGATTTAATGGATCAGCAGCGTCAGCAACCTTTAAGAGATTTAGCGGCGGTTGTCGTGGAAGCACAGCAATCAGATGAAGAATTAGTGATGGTGGGGTTCAAAAAACCAAGTGTAGTGTTTTACACTCAAAAGCCAGTAAATTATATTAAACTAACCAAGGATGCTGTAGAGCATATTCAAAATCGCACTTCTCAAGGAAAACAGCCGCCTTCTTTGCTAGTCATAGCGGAACCGAAAGCCTTTGTTAAAATGGACTTGCGACCGGGTACTTACGATATTTTAGACACTAGGGACACTTATCAGTTAATTCGCGTTTCTTTGAGAAGAATCAAGCAAGAAACATTCACAATATCTTGA
- a CDS encoding DUF565 domain-containing protein has protein sequence MQNTRLTNLFDSIARRLGQWFLNPWRRLSLLLINFFFGFFLGTAISTIAGQRGLLDIVIAGILVVLTEVTSRIFYSPSFLSKRSLLVESLNILKVGFIYSMFVESFKLGS, from the coding sequence ATGCAAAACACTCGTCTGACTAACTTATTCGATTCCATTGCTAGGCGTTTGGGGCAATGGTTTTTAAATCCTTGGCGACGTTTATCGTTATTGTTGATTAATTTCTTTTTTGGTTTTTTTCTGGGGACAGCAATTTCTACTATAGCCGGACAAAGAGGTTTATTAGATATTGTGATTGCCGGGATTTTGGTGGTACTGACAGAGGTTACTAGCAGAATATTTTATAGTCCGAGCTTTTTGTCTAAGCGATCGCTCTTGGTAGAATCACTAAATATTCTCAAAGTCGGTTTTATCTATAGTATGTTTGTCGAATCCTTTAAACTGGGTTCTTAA
- a CDS encoding protein adenylyltransferase SelO, translating into MNLAQTPNNENSHNPFLTLNYEPALESLGDDYYDEVSAADFPQHILRWRNDALLPLLGLNPQAVTDADFSNAFGKFQGRKPLLALRYHGYQFGTYNPNLGDGRGFLYGQIRATDGQLYDFGTKGSGKTPYSRGGDGMLTLKGGVREVLAAEALHQLGVRTSRCLTMIETGLSLWRGDEPSPTRSSVMVRVNSSHIRFGTFERLHYLQRPDLSKKLLDHVIQYYYPHLIEEKNQYVLFYAELVKRVAELTAQWMAAGFCHAVLNTDNMSITGESFDYGPYAFIPTYDPYFTAAYFDYYRRYCYSHQPSICQLNLEMLQEPLKAIIDKAEMESALTKFNQYYQAEYRSLMLKKLGFEELQLPEANELLNLTIQFLQDSQVGYHQFFYEMAVNFANTWRDDPEMVMKGSDLISTSGELKIFENWCVLYHKILNYLDSEYMDVIAQTLAKNNPQTALLRPLIESVWEPIAQEDNWQPFDDLVKKITSHS; encoded by the coding sequence ATGAATCTGGCCCAAACTCCCAACAACGAAAACTCTCACAATCCTTTTCTCACCCTCAACTACGAACCAGCATTAGAATCTTTGGGTGATGATTACTACGACGAGGTAAGTGCGGCGGATTTTCCCCAGCATATCTTACGCTGGCGCAATGATGCATTGTTACCTCTTTTGGGACTAAACCCCCAAGCCGTTACAGACGCAGATTTTAGCAACGCCTTTGGTAAATTTCAGGGACGCAAACCATTATTAGCATTGCGTTACCACGGCTATCAGTTCGGCACATATAATCCTAACTTAGGTGATGGTAGAGGCTTTCTCTACGGACAAATCCGCGCTACTGATGGCCAATTGTACGACTTTGGCACAAAAGGAAGTGGTAAAACCCCCTACTCTCGTGGCGGTGATGGAATGCTTACACTTAAAGGTGGAGTGCGAGAAGTTCTCGCAGCAGAAGCATTACACCAATTAGGGGTACGCACCTCGCGCTGTTTGACCATGATTGAAACCGGCTTATCCCTGTGGCGGGGTGATGAACCATCACCGACACGCTCATCTGTGATGGTCAGGGTGAACAGTTCCCATATACGTTTTGGCACTTTTGAACGCTTGCATTATTTGCAGCGACCAGATTTAAGTAAGAAACTTTTAGACCACGTAATTCAGTATTATTACCCTCATTTAATTGAGGAAAAAAATCAATATGTTTTATTTTATGCAGAACTAGTCAAACGGGTAGCAGAACTAACAGCGCAATGGATGGCGGCTGGCTTTTGTCATGCAGTCCTGAATACTGACAATATGTCAATTACCGGGGAAAGCTTTGACTATGGCCCTTATGCGTTCATTCCTACTTATGACCCATACTTTACAGCTGCCTATTTCGACTACTATAGACGCTACTGTTATAGCCATCAACCAAGTATTTGTCAATTGAATTTAGAAATGCTTCAGGAACCATTAAAGGCAATTATTGACAAAGCCGAAATGGAGTCAGCATTAACAAAATTCAATCAGTATTATCAAGCTGAATATCGCTCGTTAATGTTGAAAAAATTGGGTTTTGAAGAGTTGCAATTGCCAGAAGCAAATGAACTCTTAAACTTAACGATTCAATTCTTACAAGACAGCCAAGTTGGTTATCACCAGTTTTTCTATGAAATGGCGGTTAATTTTGCAAATACATGGCGAGATGATCCAGAAATGGTGATGAAAGGTTCTGATCTTATATCAACTTCTGGAGAGTTAAAGATTTTTGAGAATTGGTGTGTGCTTTATCATAAAATCCTCAATTATTTGGACTCTGAATACATGGATGTAATAGCCCAAACTCTTGCTAAAAATAATCCCCAAACAGCATTATTAAGACCGTTGATTGAATCGGTTTGGGAACCTATCGCCCAAGAAGATAACTGGCAACCTTTTGATGATTTAGTCAAAAAAATTACATCCCATAGCTAG
- a CDS encoding response regulator produces MNTTFEENQSPILILIVDDEQFIRMQLRLALEREGYEIVEAQNGTEALNLCEQLHPDIILLDAIMPDMDGFECCTRLKSVAFSQCTPVLMITGLDDQESVDRAFEVGAIDFITKPIHWPVLRQRVKRLISQSQLQKQLESANQELQKLATIDQLTQIANRRRFEEYLVPEWQRMAREQLPISLILGDVDFFKLYNDTYGHQLGDRCLQAVAKSIQNTIKRSTDLVARYGGEEFTVILPNTNMEGAIILADAICTVVRKLAIPHSTSPVSSFVTISAGVATLIPKPGSDYQQIIALADKALYQAKTAGRDRLKFI; encoded by the coding sequence TTGAATACTACATTTGAAGAAAACCAATCTCCGATTCTGATTCTAATTGTTGATGATGAACAATTTATCCGGATGCAACTGCGACTTGCCCTGGAACGGGAAGGGTATGAAATAGTGGAAGCTCAAAACGGCACAGAGGCTTTAAATCTCTGTGAGCAATTGCACCCGGATATCATACTCCTGGATGCAATTATGCCTGATATGGATGGATTCGAGTGTTGCACTCGCTTGAAGTCTGTGGCGTTTAGTCAGTGTACTCCCGTTTTAATGATTACAGGACTGGATGATCAAGAGTCGGTTGACCGGGCTTTTGAAGTGGGTGCAATAGATTTTATTACTAAACCGATTCACTGGCCTGTTTTGCGTCAACGAGTAAAACGCTTGATTTCCCAATCCCAACTTCAGAAACAGCTGGAGTCAGCTAACCAAGAATTACAAAAATTGGCTACTATTGACCAATTAACTCAAATCGCTAACCGCAGACGCTTTGAAGAATATTTAGTCCCAGAATGGCAACGGATGGCACGGGAACAATTGCCTATTTCTCTGATTCTCGGTGATGTTGATTTTTTCAAATTGTATAACGATACCTATGGCCATCAGTTGGGCGATCGCTGTCTCCAAGCGGTTGCTAAATCTATTCAAAATACTATTAAACGTTCTACTGATTTAGTCGCCCGTTATGGTGGGGAGGAATTTACCGTAATTTTACCGAATACGAATATGGAAGGCGCAATTATCCTGGCTGATGCTATTTGTACTGTTGTCAGGAAACTGGCTATCCCCCACAGTACTTCCCCAGTTAGTTCTTTTGTAACTATCAGTGCTGGAGTAGCTACACTCATTCCCAAACCTGGTTCTGACTACCAACAAATCATTGCTCTGGCTGATAAAGCTCTGTATCAAGCAAAAACAGCAGGACGCGATCGCCTAAAATTTATTTAA
- a CDS encoding Hpt domain-containing protein produces MEHDREVCLAAGMDDYISKPVQLQELALALSKSQPRNRSELNSTKTMFSHVPRGGQIITRNMEQTIIDTKILNCLRDMMSGDEAAFQQLLNCYLTEAPKSIQIIKASRATQDVEALWQAAHSLKSSSASVGATTLAQICQQIEVKGRSSDLESSEDICSQLYKEYELVKRALQIQLEN; encoded by the coding sequence ATGGAGCATGATCGCGAAGTCTGTTTGGCAGCTGGTATGGATGACTACATTAGCAAACCTGTACAACTTCAAGAGTTAGCCCTAGCACTGAGTAAATCCCAACCCCGCAATCGTTCTGAATTAAATTCTACCAAAACTATGTTTTCTCATGTCCCCAGAGGAGGGCAAATTATCACCCGGAATATGGAACAGACTATAATTGATACTAAAATTCTTAATTGCTTACGAGATATGATGTCAGGAGATGAGGCGGCATTTCAGCAACTACTCAATTGTTATCTGACAGAAGCTCCTAAGTCTATACAAATTATCAAAGCATCACGGGCAACTCAAGATGTCGAGGCTTTATGGCAGGCTGCTCACTCTCTTAAGTCTAGTAGTGCCTCTGTTGGAGCTACAACTTTAGCACAAATCTGCCAACAGATAGAAGTCAAAGGACGAAGTAGTGATTTAGAAAGCAGTGAAGACATCTGCTCACAACTTTACAAGGAATATGAGCTAGTTAAAAGGGCTTTGCAAATACAACTGGAGAACTGA